From the genome of Segatella hominis, one region includes:
- the murG gene encoding undecaprenyldiphospho-muramoylpentapeptide beta-N-acetylglucosaminyltransferase, whose product MNNELRIIISGGGTGGHIFPAVSIANAIKAKYPEAKILFVGALGRMEMQRVPAAGYEIKGLPICGFDRKHLFKNIAVLFKIWKSQRMAKKIINDFKPMAAVGVGGYASGPTLNVCASKGIPCLIQEQNSYAGVTNKLLAKKADRICVAYEGMERFFPADKIIMTGNPVRQNVLETTVTVEEARKQFGLAPEKKTILLVGGSLGARTINESVLQNLDKIAKSDIQFIWQTGKYYKASIAEQMKGKELPNLKIMDFISDMGAAYKAADLVISRAGASSISEFCLIGKPVILVPSPNVAEDHQTKNAMALVNKDAAIYVKDCEAPGILIDKAINTVTDIQKLNSLSENIKKLGLKNSADVIADEVVKLARK is encoded by the coding sequence ATGAATAATGAACTGAGAATTATAATAAGTGGAGGTGGAACTGGAGGACATATTTTCCCAGCTGTATCCATCGCCAATGCCATCAAGGCCAAATACCCTGAAGCAAAGATTTTATTTGTTGGAGCATTAGGCAGAATGGAAATGCAACGTGTTCCTGCTGCCGGATATGAGATTAAGGGATTACCTATCTGCGGCTTTGATCGTAAGCATCTGTTCAAGAATATTGCCGTGCTCTTCAAAATATGGAAAAGCCAAAGAATGGCAAAGAAAATCATCAACGACTTCAAGCCAATGGCTGCAGTCGGTGTTGGTGGTTATGCCAGCGGTCCTACTCTTAACGTATGTGCAAGCAAGGGTATTCCTTGTTTAATTCAGGAACAGAATTCATATGCAGGAGTAACCAACAAGTTACTCGCAAAGAAAGCTGACAGAATTTGTGTGGCATACGAAGGAATGGAACGTTTCTTCCCTGCTGACAAGATCATCATGACAGGAAACCCTGTACGCCAAAACGTATTGGAGACTACTGTTACAGTGGAAGAAGCAAGAAAACAATTCGGACTTGCACCTGAAAAGAAAACCATTCTTCTGGTAGGTGGTAGTCTCGGAGCAAGAACCATCAATGAAAGCGTATTGCAAAACTTGGATAAAATTGCCAAAAGTGATATCCAGTTTATCTGGCAAACAGGTAAGTATTACAAGGCATCCATCGCTGAACAGATGAAAGGCAAGGAATTGCCAAATCTCAAAATCATGGATTTTATCAGCGACATGGGAGCGGCATACAAAGCTGCTGACTTAGTTATCAGTAGAGCTGGTGCCAGCAGTATCAGCGAATTCTGTCTTATAGGAAAACCTGTCATTCTGGTTCCAAGTCCTAATGTAGCAGAAGATCACCAAACGAAGAATGCCATGGCACTGGTAAATAAAGATGCAGCCATCTATGTAAAAGACTGTGAAGCACCTGGCATACTTATCGACAAGGCGATCAATACGGTCACAGATATTCAAAAATTAAACTCACTTAGTGAGAATATTAAAAAATTAGGTTTAAAGAACTCTGCCGACGTCATTGCCGACGAAGTTGTAAAATTAGCAAGAAAGTAA
- a CDS encoding FtsW/RodA/SpoVE family cell cycle protein: protein MNKKIGNIFKGDKVIWMVFFFLCMISIIEVYSASSSLTYKSGNYMKPVIRHIGFIIFGIFTMICMLKVKCKYFKIATPFMLAISLIMLIWVLIAGQATNGASRWVNFIGFQFQPSEFAKGAVILAVAQILSAMQTENGADKRALKYIIVASSIFILLIGLENLSTAMLLCLTIFFMMIIGRIPKAQLGKLLGLAIASGAIVIATVMLVGKDKNQSTGDNTLTENIKKEEKEPGSIEKLFHRADTWKSRIDKFLDHKDVAPEDVDLDKDAQVAHANIAIASSNIVGKGPGNSVERDFLSQAFSDFIYAIIIEEMGITGAVFVVFLYIILLYRVGSIANRCENNFPAFLAMGLAILLVTQALFNMLVAVGLAPVTGQPLPLISRGGTSTVINCLYVGIILSISRSAKKKDECNTEANTSKLATA from the coding sequence ATGAACAAGAAAATAGGCAACATATTTAAAGGAGACAAGGTAATATGGATGGTGTTTTTCTTCCTTTGCATGATTAGCATTATTGAGGTATATTCTGCCTCAAGTTCGCTAACATACAAAAGCGGCAATTACATGAAGCCTGTCATCCGACATATAGGATTCATCATCTTTGGAATCTTCACCATGATTTGCATGCTCAAAGTAAAATGCAAGTACTTCAAGATTGCCACTCCATTCATGCTTGCCATTTCTTTAATCATGCTGATTTGGGTATTGATAGCCGGTCAGGCTACCAATGGTGCATCAAGGTGGGTAAATTTTATTGGTTTCCAATTCCAGCCTTCCGAATTCGCTAAGGGAGCAGTTATTCTGGCCGTGGCCCAGATTCTCAGTGCCATGCAGACAGAGAATGGCGCCGATAAGCGTGCGCTCAAGTATATTATCGTTGCATCATCCATTTTCATCCTGCTGATTGGTCTTGAGAACTTATCCACAGCCATGCTGCTATGTCTCACCATCTTTTTCATGATGATCATTGGAAGAATTCCTAAGGCACAACTCGGAAAACTATTGGGATTAGCCATAGCATCTGGAGCGATAGTAATTGCAACGGTGATGCTTGTAGGAAAAGACAAGAATCAGTCAACAGGTGACAATACGCTTACAGAGAATATCAAGAAAGAGGAAAAAGAACCTGGCTCCATCGAAAAGCTATTCCATAGAGCAGATACGTGGAAGTCACGAATAGACAAATTCCTGGACCACAAAGATGTTGCTCCAGAAGATGTTGACTTGGATAAAGACGCACAGGTTGCTCATGCAAACATAGCCATAGCCTCATCCAACATCGTGGGCAAAGGACCAGGCAACTCGGTTGAGCGAGACTTCCTGTCACAAGCCTTCTCCGACTTCATCTACGCCATCATCATAGAAGAGATGGGAATAACCGGAGCCGTATTTGTGGTCTTCCTATACATTATATTATTATATAGAGTAGGAAGTATAGCCAACAGATGTGAGAACAACTTTCCTGCATTTCTCGCCATGGGACTTGCCATACTGCTCGTCACTCAGGCATTGTTCAATATGCTCGTAGCAGTAGGTTTAGCACCAGTTACCGGTCAGCCGCTTCCACTCATCAGTAGAGGTGGAACTTCCACCGTCATCAACTGTCTATATGTTGGAATCATATTGAGTATCAGTAGAAGTGCCAAGAAAAAAGACGAGTGCAATACAGAAGCAAATACATCAAAATTGGCTACTGCATAA
- the murD gene encoding UDP-N-acetylmuramoyl-L-alanine--D-glutamate ligase: protein MKKIVILGAGESGAGAAVLAKKEGFEVFVSDMSKIKDNYKKLMDDHNIEWEEGHHTEEKILDADEVIKSPGIPKEAPMIQKLIAKGTPIISEIEFAGRYTDAKMICITGSNGKTTTTSLIYHIIKSAGYDVGLAGNIGKSLALQVAETPHQYYVIELSSFQLDNMYQFRANVAILLNITPDHLDRYDFCMQNYTDAKMRITQNQTEEDSFIYWNDDPIVKKELEKYNLKSHLCAFAENKEEGTVGYIENGKYILDFPQAFEMPQADMSLSGKHNIYNSLAAGLACNIVGISKEILHKGLSDFPGVEHRLEKVGKFDGVYYVNDSKATNVDACWYALESMTTPTILIIGGKDKGNDYNQIKDLVKQKCAGIVYLGADNQKLHDNFDELGIPVRDTHSMKDCVAACKELAKPGNTVLLSPCCASFDLFKNMEDRGEQFKTLVRL from the coding sequence ATGAAAAAAATTGTAATTTTAGGAGCCGGCGAAAGCGGTGCAGGTGCAGCCGTGCTGGCAAAGAAGGAAGGTTTCGAGGTTTTCGTCTCTGATATGTCAAAAATCAAAGACAACTATAAGAAACTGATGGATGACCACAATATCGAATGGGAAGAAGGTCATCATACTGAAGAGAAAATTCTGGATGCCGATGAAGTTATCAAGAGTCCTGGTATTCCTAAGGAAGCACCTATGATTCAGAAGTTGATAGCTAAAGGCACACCTATCATCAGTGAAATCGAATTTGCTGGCAGATATACAGATGCTAAGATGATCTGCATCACAGGTAGTAACGGTAAGACCACAACTACTTCTCTGATATATCATATCATCAAATCGGCTGGCTATGACGTAGGTTTAGCTGGCAATATCGGCAAAAGTCTTGCATTACAGGTTGCAGAAACTCCTCATCAATACTATGTCATTGAGCTGAGCAGTTTCCAATTAGACAATATGTATCAGTTCAGAGCTAACGTGGCTATCTTGCTGAACATTACTCCAGACCACCTGGACCGCTACGATTTCTGCATGCAGAACTATACTGATGCCAAGATGCGCATCACACAGAATCAGACTGAGGAAGATAGTTTCATCTACTGGAACGACGATCCTATCGTGAAAAAAGAATTAGAGAAATACAACCTCAAGTCACATCTTTGTGCATTTGCAGAGAACAAAGAAGAAGGAACTGTTGGCTACATAGAGAATGGCAAGTACATACTCGATTTTCCACAGGCATTTGAAATGCCACAGGCAGACATGAGCCTCAGCGGAAAGCACAACATCTACAACAGTCTGGCTGCAGGTCTGGCTTGCAACATTGTAGGCATCAGCAAAGAAATCCTCCATAAGGGATTAAGCGACTTCCCTGGCGTGGAGCATCGTCTGGAAAAAGTAGGAAAGTTTGATGGTGTATATTATGTCAACGATTCCAAGGCGACAAACGTGGATGCATGCTGGTATGCACTTGAAAGTATGACAACTCCTACTATTCTTATCATTGGAGGTAAGGACAAAGGTAACGATTACAATCAAATAAAAGACCTGGTAAAGCAGAAGTGTGCCGGCATCGTATATCTCGGAGCAGACAACCAGAAGTTACACGATAATTTTGACGAGCTGGGTATTCCTGTACGTGACACCCATAGCATGAAGGACTGTGTAGCTGCCTGCAAAGAACTTGCTAAGCCAGGCAATACCGTTTTACTGAGTCCTTGTTGTGCAAGTTTTGATCTGTTCAAGAACATGGAAGATCGAGGCGAGCAATTCAAGACTTTAGTCAGATTATAA
- the mraY gene encoding phospho-N-acetylmuramoyl-pentapeptide-transferase: MLYYLFRFLEQWGISGSRMWGYISFRALLALIVSLIISAWFGEKFIKFLKSKQITETQRDASIDPFGVKKIGVPSMGGVIIIMAILIPVILLGRLRNIYLILMIITTVWLGFLGGMDDFIKIFKKDKEGLKGRYKIVGQVGIGLIVGLVLWASPDVKMNENLAIERQGQETVVKHRTEATKSLKTTIPFIKGHNLDYSNITSFCGKYKTAAGWILFVIMTIFVVTAVSNGANLNDGMDGMCAGNSAIIGVALGILAYVSSHIQFAAYLNIMYIPGSEELVVFFCAFIGALIGFLWYNAYPAQVFMGDTGSLTIGGIIAVGAIIIHKELMLPILCGIFFVESLSVIVQVYYYKLGKRKGVKQRIFKRTPIHDNFRTQESQLDPECKYLLKKPKGAFHESKITIRFWIVTIILAALTIITLKIR, encoded by the coding sequence ATGTTATACTATCTCTTTAGATTTCTGGAGCAATGGGGTATCTCAGGCTCTCGCATGTGGGGATACATTTCATTCCGCGCTCTGCTGGCTCTGATTGTATCATTAATCATCTCTGCCTGGTTTGGCGAAAAGTTCATCAAGTTCCTCAAGAGTAAGCAAATCACAGAAACACAGCGTGATGCGAGCATAGACCCATTCGGAGTCAAGAAAATCGGTGTTCCTTCCATGGGAGGTGTCATCATCATCATGGCCATTCTGATTCCTGTGATTCTGTTGGGCCGTCTGCGCAACATCTATCTCATCCTGATGATTATTACCACCGTCTGGTTGGGATTCCTTGGTGGAATGGATGATTTCATCAAGATTTTCAAGAAAGACAAGGAAGGATTAAAAGGAAGATATAAAATCGTAGGTCAGGTAGGTATTGGACTTATCGTTGGACTTGTGCTATGGGCTTCTCCTGATGTGAAGATGAACGAAAACTTAGCCATTGAGCGTCAGGGACAGGAAACCGTAGTCAAGCATCGTACGGAAGCTACAAAATCTCTGAAGACTACCATTCCTTTCATCAAGGGGCACAACCTGGACTATTCCAACATCACAAGTTTCTGTGGTAAATACAAGACTGCTGCCGGTTGGATACTGTTCGTCATCATGACTATTTTCGTGGTTACAGCCGTTTCAAATGGCGCCAACCTCAATGACGGTATGGATGGTATGTGCGCAGGAAATTCAGCAATTATAGGTGTGGCATTAGGCATTTTGGCATACGTTTCGTCACATATCCAATTTGCCGCCTACCTCAACATCATGTATATTCCGGGTTCAGAGGAACTGGTAGTTTTCTTCTGCGCATTCATTGGAGCGCTCATCGGTTTCCTATGGTACAACGCCTACCCTGCTCAAGTATTCATGGGCGATACCGGTTCGCTGACCATCGGTGGAATTATCGCTGTAGGTGCCATCATCATCCACAAGGAATTGATGTTACCTATCCTCTGCGGTATCTTCTTTGTAGAAAGTCTGAGCGTTATCGTTCAGGTATATTACTACAAGCTCGGAAAACGAAAAGGAGTAAAACAACGCATCTTCAAGCGCACTCCTATACACGACAACTTCCGTACACAGGAAAGCCAACTGGACCCAGAATGCAAGTATCTTCTCAAGAAGCCTAAGGGTGCATTCCATGAGTCTAAGATTACGATCCGCTTCTGGATTGTTACCATTATTCTGGCCGCATTGACCATCATAACTCTGAAGATTAGATAA